The sequence below is a genomic window from Luteimonas sp. MC1825.
TGCCGGCGGCAAGCCCCGGCAACACCGCGCGCGGCCAAGGCCGCGACGGTGCCACGGCCTGGGCGCCAAACGGGGCGTCGACCGGGGCGCCGAAGGCGCGCGCATCCGGCAGGTCGGCCAGCAGTCCGATCGCGTCGTCCGTGGATGTCGGCCCCATTCTTGGCGCCATCGACGCGCCCGCAACCGCCCTGGCGCGGACCGGCGTGCTGGCCGCGACACGGCGGGCGGCGCGCTGCGACTGGCCACGCGAACGCCGCTCGGCGGCACGCCGCGGCACCTCCGCGACCGCCACCGAGGTCGTCGCGGCCCAGGCGCCCTCGCTGCCTTCCGGCAGCTGAGACGCGGGTGCTTCGTTACCCGCCAGCAGGGGGCCGGGAACCGCGGTCGGCGCCGCGGTGTCGGGCACGCGCGCAAGACTGTCGCGGACCTCGCGCGCACCGGGCGGTGCGTCGATGGCCTGTGCCACCAGCTCGCCGCCGCCGGCGGTTGCCGGCAGCGGGCTGTCCGGCAGCTGCCGCGCCATGAACAGTGCGACCAGGGCCATCGAGGCCGCCAGCGCACCTCCGCCCCAGCGCACCAGGCGCGCACGCGGGCGGCGGAAGAGCGCTTGCCCGGTACCGGTGGCCGCGCCAGCGTCCGGCGCGGCGATCGCCAACGCCACGCGGCGCGAGAAATCGGCCGGTAGCAGTGCGTGGCCGTGCCCGCGCAGCACGTCGCCGCAGACCTGCCAGCGTTCCCAGCAGTCCGCCAGGTCGGTGTCGTGCTGCAGCCTGCGCAACATGAAACGCGCCTGGTCCGGCGACAGTTCGCCATCCAGCATCGCCGACAGCTGGCGGCGGTTGTGGGTGTAGAGCTTGTCCGGCGGGGCCGGTTGGAACTCCAGGTCTTCAGCGTCGTGGTTCATCGTCATGCTCTATCGCACCGCGCGTTGGGACGCGGTTTCGTTGTCCATCAGTGGCGCGAGTTCGACGTCGATCGCCTCGCGGGCCCGGAAGATCCGCGAGCGGACCGTGCCGATCGGGCAATCCATGCGCTGGGCGATCTCCTCGTAGCTCAGGCCTTCGACTTCGCGCAGCGTGATCGCCGTGCGCAGCTCGTCCGGCAGGGCTTCGACCGCGCGCATCACCGTTTGTTCCAGCTGCTGGCGCATCAGTTCACGCTCCGGGGTGTCGTTGTCGCGCAGGCGGATCGCGGAATCGAAATGTTCGGCATCCTCGATTTCCACGTCGTCCGTCGGCGGGCGGCGGTTGCTGGCCACCAGGTGGTTCTTGGCGGTGTTCACGGCGATGCGGTGCAGCCAGGTATAGAACTGTGCATCGCCACGAAAACTCCCGATCGCGCGGTAGGCCCGGATGAAGGTGTCCTGGGCCACGTCCTGGCATTCGCTCCAGTCACGGATGTAGCGTCCGATGAGGGCGGCGATGCGGTGCTGGTACTTGCGCACCAGCAGGTCGAACGCCGCGGTGTCGCCCTGCTGGACGCGGCGCACGAGATCGTGATCGAGGTGTTCGGTGTCGCTTTCGGCCATGGGCCCGGCGCTCCTTCCGCCCGGCCTGCAGGCGGGGCTTGTGACCATGTGCGGCGGGAAAAGTTCCCGGCTGGCGGATGATCTGGGGCCCGCAGGCCACTGCCGCAAGGCGCGAAGTCCCAGACAAGCCGATTTGACGCGGGCTGAACGGACTCTGGATCATAGGTCCCCGCACGTACCCCAACGGATGGTTCCGAATGATTGCTGGCCTCGATGGTCTGCGCTTCAGCCACTGGCAAGCCGAAGAGCGTGCCGATGGCGTCGTGCTGCTGACGTTCGACCGCGCCGGCGAGTCGGTGAACACCTTTGCACAGGACGTGCTGGTCGAACTCGACGCGCTGCTCGAACGCCTGGCGCTCGATCCACCGAAGGCGCTGGTGCTGCGCTCCGGCAAGGCGCGCGGCTTCATCGCCGGCGCCGACATCCGCGAGTTCGCCGCGTTCGATGCCAAGGGCACCATCGGGGATTCCATCCGCCGCGGCCAACAGGCCTTCCAGCGGCTGGCCGACCTGCCCTGCCCCACGGTGGCCGCGATCCACGGCTTCTGCATGGGCGGCGGCACCGAGATCGCGCTGGCCTGCCGCTGGCGCGTGGCCAGCAACGATCCGTCCACGCGCATCGGCCTGCCCGAGGTGAAGCTCGGCATCTATCCCGGTTGGGGCGGCAGCGTGCGCCTGCCGCGGCTGGTGGGCACGCCGGCGGCGATGGACATGATGTTGACCGGCCGCACCCTGTCGGCGTCGGCGGCAAAGGGCATCGGCCTGGTCGACGAGGTGGTCGAGCCCGCGCGCCTGGTCGATGCAGCCGTCGCGCTCGCGATCGGTGGACGAGTCCGCCCGTTCAAGCAGCGCGCCACGGCCTGGCTGACCAACACCTGGCCGGCGCGCCAACTGCTGGCGCCGATGCTGGTGAAGCAGGTTGCGCGCAAGGCGCGCAAGGAGCACTACCCCGCGCCGTACGCGTTGATCGAGACCTGGCGGCGCACGGGCGGCGGCGTGCAGAAGCGCCTCGCGGCCGAGCGCAAGTCTGTGGTCAGGCTGGCCGGCACGCCCACCGCGCGCAACCTGACGCGGGTGTTCTTCCTCCAGGAACGCCTGAAGGGCATGGGCGGCAAGGACAGTGGCATCCAGCACGTGCATGTCGTCGGCGCCGGTGTGATGGGCGGCGACATCGCCGCCTGGGCGGCCTACAAGGGCTTCGACGTCACCCTGCAGGACCGCGAGCAGCCCTTCATCGACAAGGCCATGGCGCGCGCGCAAGAGCTGTTCGCGAAGAAGGTCAAGGACGCGGCCAGGCGGCCCGCGGTTGCCGCGCGCCTGAAGGCCGACCTCGCTGGCGACGGCGTGGCCACCGCGGACCTGGTGATCGAGGCCATCATCGAGCAGCCCGAAGCCAAGCGCGCGCTGTACGCCAGCGTGGAGCCACGGCTGAAAGCCGACGCGCTGCTGACCACCAACACCTCGTCGATCCCGCTCGACGAGCTGCGCGGCGGGTTGGCACAGCCGGCGCGCTTCGC
It includes:
- a CDS encoding sigma-E factor negative regulatory protein — protein: MNHDAEDLEFQPAPPDKLYTHNRRQLSAMLDGELSPDQARFMLRRLQHDTDLADCWERWQVCGDVLRGHGHALLPADFSRRVALAIAAPDAGAATGTGQALFRRPRARLVRWGGGALAASMALVALFMARQLPDSPLPATAGGGELVAQAIDAPPGAREVRDSLARVPDTAAPTAVPGPLLAGNEAPASQLPEGSEGAWAATTSVAVAEVPRRAAERRSRGQSQRAARRVAASTPVRARAVAGASMAPRMGPTSTDDAIGLLADLPDARAFGAPVDAPFGAQAVAPSRPWPRAVLPGLAAGNQPFAARYGLPSAPSDAAFAPFQPRLVEPSPVRQSGVPGADARDARPEPGTGTD
- the rpoE gene encoding RNA polymerase sigma factor RpoE; protein product: MAESDTEHLDHDLVRRVQQGDTAAFDLLVRKYQHRIAALIGRYIRDWSECQDVAQDTFIRAYRAIGSFRGDAQFYTWLHRIAVNTAKNHLVASNRRPPTDDVEIEDAEHFDSAIRLRDNDTPERELMRQQLEQTVMRAVEALPDELRTAITLREVEGLSYEEIAQRMDCPIGTVRSRIFRAREAIDVELAPLMDNETASQRAVR
- a CDS encoding 3-hydroxyacyl-CoA dehydrogenase NAD-binding domain-containing protein gives rise to the protein MIAGLDGLRFSHWQAEERADGVVLLTFDRAGESVNTFAQDVLVELDALLERLALDPPKALVLRSGKARGFIAGADIREFAAFDAKGTIGDSIRRGQQAFQRLADLPCPTVAAIHGFCMGGGTEIALACRWRVASNDPSTRIGLPEVKLGIYPGWGGSVRLPRLVGTPAAMDMMLTGRTLSASAAKGIGLVDEVVEPARLVDAAVALAIGGRVRPFKQRATAWLTNTWPARQLLAPMLVKQVARKARKEHYPAPYALIETWRRTGGGVQKRLAAERKSVVRLAGTPTARNLTRVFFLQERLKGMGGKDSGIQHVHVVGAGVMGGDIAAWAAYKGFDVTLQDREQPFIDKAMARAQELFAKKVKDAARRPAVAARLKADLAGDGVATADLVIEAIIEQPEAKRALYASVEPRLKADALLTTNTSSIPLDELRGGLAQPARFAGLHYFNPVAMMPLVEIVRHDVMDPETERRLAAFCKAIDKLPVPVTGTPGFLVNRLLFPYMLEAATAHAEGIPGAVIDKAAVKFGMPMGPIELIDTVGLDVAVGVGAELAPFLGLPIPASLSTPPEAGKRGKKDGQGLYTWAEGKAKKPEVPKDYQAPTDLEDRLILPLINEAVAALHDGVVADADLLDAGVIFGTGFAPFRGGPIQYVRETGVAVVLARLKALQAVHGDRFAPRPGWDAAVLRS